One part of the Gadus macrocephalus chromosome 8, ASM3116895v1 genome encodes these proteins:
- the sec62 gene encoding translocation protein SEC62: MAERRRHKKRIQEASEPTKEEKAVAKYVRFNCPTKSTSMIGHRVDYFVASKAVDCLLDSKWAKAKKGEEALFTTRESVVDYCNRLLKKQFFHRALKVMKKKPEKEIKKEKEKEKEKEKEKEKEKEKEKSKGDSSKEEEKKGKKDKEKKKDSDEAKKEKGDDSPGSPKKKKDAKKKFKLEPHEDQLFLDGNEVFVWIYDPVHFKTFAMGLILVIAVIAATLFPLWPAEMRVGVYYLSVAAGCFVASILLLAVARCILFLLIWLVTGGRHHFWFLPNLTADVGFIDSFRPLYTHEYKGPRSKKASDKTDADGDADGDGDGDGDGDGDGDGDADADAAVADASAPVTSTAATSSSTSSHAPAKTHKSDSDEKDGEEEEEEEEEEEEEEEEDEMVKPECPEESGEGEEDDPEKKEAGVSGAAAAERHSDTESERREEDGSQHSNGNDFEMITREELEQHTEEEEEEEDEEEQEEEEEEKKKEAEERGGAETKPLGC, from the exons ATGGCGGAGCGCAGGAGGCACAAGAAGCGGATCCAG GAGGCGAGTGAGCCCACCAAGGAGGAGAAGGCGGTGGCCAAGTATGTCCGGTTCAACTGCCCCACCAAGTCCACCAGCATGATCGGCCACCGGGTGGACTACTTTGTCG CCTCCAAGGCTGTGGACTGTCTGCTGGACTCCAAGTGGGCCAAGGccaagaagggggaggaggcccTGTTCACCACCCGAGAGTCGGTGGTCGACTACTGCAACCG ACTCCTGAAGAAGCAGTTCTTCCACCGCGCTCTCAAAGTGATGAAGAAGAAGCCGGAGAAGGAGatcaagaaagagaaagagaaagagaaggaaaaagagaaggagaaggagaaagagaaggagaaggagaagagcaaGGGGGACAgcagcaaggaggaggagaaaaaggggaaaaaagacaaagagaagaagaaggactCTGATGAGGCTAAGAAGGAGAAGGGC GACGACAGCCCCGGCtcccccaagaagaagaaggacgcGAAGAAGAAGTTTAAACTGGAGCCCCACGAGGACCAACTCTTCCTGGACGGAAACGAG gtgtttgtgtggattTACGACCCGGTCCACTTCAAGACCTTTGCTATGGGGCTCATCCTCG TCATCGCGGTGATCGCGGCCACGCTCTTCCCCCTGTGGCCGGCTGAGATGCGCGTGGGCGTGTACTACCTGAGCGTGGCGGCGGGCTGCTTCGTGGCTAGCATCCTGCTGCTGGCCGTCG CCCGCTGTATCCTCTTCCTGCTCATCTGGCTGGTGACGGGCGGCCGCCACCACTTCTGGTTCCTGCCCAACCTGACCGCCGACGTGGGCTTCATCGACTCCTTCCGGCCGCTCTACACACACGAGTACAAGGGCCCCCGCTCCAAGAAGGCCTCCGACAAGACGGACGCAGACGGGGACGCAGACGGGGACGGAGACGGGGACGGCGATGGGGACGGAGACGGGGACGGCGATGCCGATGCGGACGCCGCAGTCGCGGACGCCAGCGCCCCGGtgacctccaccgccgccaccagcagcagcacctccaGCCACGCCCCCGCCAAGACACACAAGTCAGACAGCGATGAGAAggacggcgaggaggaggaagaggaggaggaggaggaagaagaagaggaggaggaggatgagatggTGAAGCCAGAGTGTCCGGAAGagtcgggggagggggaggaagatgaTCCCGAGAAGAAGGAGGCAGGCGTATcgggagcggcggcggcggagcgcCACTCGGACACGGAGAGCGAGAGGCGCGAGGAGGACGGCTCGCAGCACAGCAACGGGAACGACTTTGAGATGATCAccagggaggagctggagcagcacacggaggaggaggaggaggaggaggacgaagaggagcaggaggaggaggaggaggagaagaagaaagaggcaGAGGAGCGAGGAGGCGCGGAGACGAAGCCTCTCGGCTGTTAA